A single genomic interval of Sphingobacteriales bacterium harbors:
- a CDS encoding flavin reductase family protein, which yields MALSPPPPLSPVITTYNPAQLETPQLYALLTSTIGPRPIALVSSINNAQQPNLAPFSYFNIFSATPPILVFSPNLSGRTAAPKDTLLNVRQVPQVVINMVSFDMVEQVSLSSCMYPAEVNEFVKTGLTPVPSEVVQPARVAESPVQFECLVNDIIELGNKGGAGNLIICEVVRIHLANYILFPDGKVNQHALQLVARLGSNFYSKAYGNALFEVTRPVGQGIGFDALPASLLHSNILTANNLAQLAVVEANLLPTPPDVDIYSQTPQGQATIAQAKQSTTALHQALKTLLDAGKNREAWLLYYSVTNFITSN from the coding sequence ATGGCCTTATCACCCCCCCCACCCCTTTCGCCAGTCATTACAACCTATAATCCGGCACAGTTAGAAACCCCCCAACTTTACGCCCTGCTTACCAGCACCATTGGGCCGCGCCCTATTGCCTTGGTTAGCAGTATAAACAATGCCCAGCAACCCAATTTAGCCCCGTTCAGCTATTTTAATATATTTAGCGCCACCCCCCCAATTTTAGTTTTTTCGCCCAATTTATCGGGGCGCACCGCCGCGCCTAAAGATACCCTGTTAAATGTGCGCCAAGTACCGCAGGTTGTTATAAATATGGTGAGTTTCGACATGGTCGAGCAAGTGTCGTTAAGCAGTTGCATGTACCCTGCCGAGGTAAACGAGTTTGTAAAAACCGGACTTACACCTGTACCCTCTGAAGTGGTGCAGCCTGCGCGCGTTGCCGAGTCGCCGGTTCAATTCGAGTGCCTTGTGAACGATATTATTGAATTAGGAAATAAAGGCGGTGCCGGAAACTTAATTATTTGCGAGGTAGTGCGCATACATTTAGCCAATTATATTTTGTTTCCGGATGGAAAAGTAAACCAGCACGCACTTCAGTTAGTAGCGCGGTTGGGCAGTAATTTTTACAGTAAAGCCTACGGAAATGCCTTGTTTGAAGTTACCCGCCCAGTTGGGCAAGGCATTGGTTTTGATGCCCTGCCTGCCAGCCTGCTGCACAGCAATATTTTAACAGCCAATAATTTGGCACAATTAGCCGTTGTAGAGGCCAACCTTTTGCCCACCCCGCCCGATGTTGATATATATAGCCAAACACCACAAGGGCAGGCAACCATAGCACAAGCCAAACAAAGCACAACCGCACTGCACCAAGCCCTTAAAACCCTGCTCGATGCGGGTAAAAACCGCGAGGCATGGCTGTTGTATTATAGTGTTACTAATTTTATTACAAGCAACTAA
- a CDS encoding Fic family protein, with the protein MDKFQQKLNFDFKTNQQIVKLISFTDSFKGKWNLIEKKENIYLKELRRIATIESIGSSTRIEGAKMSDSEVKELLDNIKITNLKTRDEQEVLGYYEVLELIYESFKDIKLTQGHIQHLHSVLLKYSKKDDRHRGRYKNLPNTVVANYPDGTQRIIFNTTAPHLVEPEVNDLINWANEQFILEEIHPLIVIGLFIYEFLSIHPFQDGNGRLSRLLTTCLLLKQDYQFILYVSFESLLEQKKKLYYEALMDGQKDRYSEKERINLWLLFFLQSLEILIQRLEKKYDIFKTRGGYLNDRQKLIKKYIDDNEPVKLADLDIAFPEISINTIKKDLIYLKNEKMINSIGKNRGTIYISIEKKE; encoded by the coding sequence ATGGATAAGTTTCAACAAAAGCTAAATTTTGATTTCAAAACTAATCAGCAAATCGTCAAGCTGATAAGTTTTACCGATTCTTTTAAAGGAAAATGGAACCTTATTGAAAAAAAAGAAAATATTTATTTAAAGGAACTTAGGCGGATTGCTACTATTGAAAGTATTGGCTCATCAACACGAATTGAAGGGGCAAAAATGAGTGATTCGGAAGTAAAAGAACTACTTGATAATATTAAAATTACAAACCTAAAGACTCGCGATGAACAAGAGGTTCTTGGCTATTATGAAGTTCTGGAATTAATATATGAATCATTTAAAGATATTAAACTTACACAAGGACACATACAACACCTTCATAGTGTATTATTAAAATACAGTAAGAAAGATGATAGACATAGAGGCAGATATAAGAATTTGCCAAATACTGTTGTGGCAAATTACCCCGACGGAACACAAAGGATAATTTTTAATACGACTGCCCCTCATTTAGTAGAACCAGAAGTGAATGATTTGATTAATTGGGCGAATGAGCAATTTATATTAGAAGAAATACATCCGTTAATAGTTATAGGATTATTTATTTATGAGTTTCTGTCAATCCATCCATTTCAAGATGGCAACGGCAGGTTGTCGAGGTTATTAACAACCTGTTTACTACTAAAACAAGATTATCAATTTATTTTGTACGTATCTTTTGAAAGCCTTCTGGAACAGAAAAAAAAGCTTTATTACGAGGCTTTAATGGATGGCCAAAAAGATAGGTACAGCGAGAAGGAACGAATAAATTTATGGCTTTTATTTTTTTTACAATCATTAGAAATATTGATACAGCGATTAGAAAAAAAATATGATATTTTTAAAACTCGTGGCGGATATTTAAATGACAGGCAAAAGCTTATTAAGAAATATATAGACGACAATGAGCCAGTAAAACTTGCAGATTTAGATATAGCTTTTCCTGAAATATCCATCAATACCATAAAAAAAGATTTGATCTATTTAAAAAATGAGAAAATGATAAATTCGATAGGAAAAAACAGAGGAACCATATATATATCAATAGAAAAAAAAGAATAA
- a CDS encoding GNAT family N-acetyltransferase, which produces MLIRKAKVEDSNIIAAYILLAMNDIIYHFIGENSSVKAVNFLNCLIQEKGNQYSYENCWIAETENEIVAAAIVYDGAKLKELRKPVANTIKAMFNRDFAPEDETQSGEYYIDCIGVNPNQQGKGIGTKILQFLIHEYVNQRDKTLGLLVDKNNPKAKQLYLKIGFEIVDEVIFVGKVMEHLQMRNKKPRN; this is translated from the coding sequence ATGTTAATCAGAAAGGCAAAAGTCGAAGATTCTAATATCATTGCTGCTTATATTTTATTGGCAATGAATGACATAATTTATCATTTCATAGGAGAAAACTCCTCCGTAAAAGCTGTCAATTTTTTGAATTGTTTAATCCAAGAAAAAGGCAATCAATACTCGTATGAAAATTGCTGGATAGCAGAAACCGAAAATGAAATTGTCGCTGCTGCAATTGTTTATGATGGCGCAAAACTAAAAGAACTAAGGAAACCAGTTGCAAACACAATAAAAGCAATGTTTAACAGGGATTTCGCGCCTGAAGATGAAACGCAGTCCGGTGAATATTACATTGATTGCATAGGGGTCAATCCCAATCAACAAGGAAAAGGAATCGGCACTAAAATATTACAATTTTTAATCCACGAATATGTCAATCAAAGAGATAAAACGCTTGGTTTACTTGTGGACAAAAACAATCCTAAAGCTAAGCAACTGTACTTGAAAATAGGATTTGAAATTGTTGATGAAGTAATTTTTGTTGGTAAAGTTATGGAACACCTTCAAATGAGAAATAAAAAGCCCCGAAATTGA
- a CDS encoding arginase family protein: protein MFQTLLSPIPAHLVNLANNLPINQWGRQLILHRNENDLNHIIQQENIRLAIVGVCDDRFNNPAGCHDAPNAIRQQLYQFYNWLPNFKIADLGNILPGQTLRDTQIALREVVAHLVVQNIITVILGGTNHITSGQFMGHQNESLLNMVVFDETIALYAPVFPEDTPAEGNLEPTWLFDVLTAKNNNLFNFAILGYQRHLVDPKVIDTLENLHFDCYNLGHLRQQIEEAEPIIRHAQMVAFNMAAIQQIDAPAVANSYAHGFSSEDACRLARYAGLSDDVLSFGIYDVYPPNENPTHPITAQLAAQMIWYFAEGVSVRRNDTPNALNEHDFLEYIVHFKNSDHRLLFVKSKRTDRWWLKIPIKNKGKTVFHYVPCSYADYEQACQDDVPNRWLKAWWRLNG from the coding sequence ATGTTTCAAACATTATTATCGCCTATACCTGCGCACTTAGTAAACTTAGCCAATAATCTTCCTATCAATCAATGGGGCAGGCAGCTAATTTTACACCGCAACGAAAATGATTTAAACCATATAATTCAACAAGAAAACATACGTTTGGCCATTGTTGGCGTTTGCGACGACCGCTTTAACAACCCTGCCGGATGCCACGATGCCCCCAACGCCATACGCCAGCAACTTTACCAGTTTTATAACTGGCTGCCTAATTTTAAAATAGCCGACTTAGGCAATATTTTACCCGGCCAAACCCTGCGCGACACCCAAATTGCCTTGCGCGAAGTAGTAGCTCACTTAGTTGTGCAAAATATAATAACCGTAATTTTAGGGGGTACAAACCATATCACATCCGGACAATTTATGGGGCATCAAAACGAATCGTTATTAAATATGGTTGTTTTTGATGAAACTATTGCGTTGTATGCACCTGTTTTTCCTGAAGATACCCCCGCCGAAGGCAATCTCGAACCAACATGGCTGTTCGATGTGCTAACAGCTAAAAACAACAATCTATTTAATTTTGCCATTTTGGGCTATCAGCGCCATTTGGTTGACCCTAAGGTAATAGATACACTCGAAAATTTGCATTTCGATTGTTATAATCTGGGGCACTTGCGCCAACAAATTGAAGAGGCCGAGCCTATAATACGCCACGCGCAAATGGTAGCTTTTAATATGGCCGCCATACAGCAAATAGATGCGCCCGCAGTAGCCAATAGCTATGCACATGGATTTAGCAGTGAAGATGCCTGCCGCCTGGCGCGTTATGCCGGATTAAGCGACGACGTTTTATCATTTGGTATTTACGATGTTTACCCACCCAACGAAAACCCAACCCACCCAATTACTGCGCAATTAGCAGCGCAAATGATTTGGTATTTTGCCGAAGGCGTTAGTGTGCGGCGCAACGATACGCCCAACGCCCTTAACGAGCACGATTTTTTAGAGTATATTGTCCACTTTAAAAACTCTGACCACCGCTTATTATTTGTTAAAAGTAAACGCACAGACAGATGGTGGTTAAAAATACCGATAAAAAACAAGGGGAAAACAGTTTTTCATTATGTGCCATGCTCGTATGCCGACTACGAACAGGCCTGCCAAGACGATGTGCCTAACCGATGGCTTAAAGCGTGGTGGCGGTTAAATGGTTAA
- a CDS encoding TIGR04282 family arsenosugar biosynthesis glycosyltransferase, translating into MPKLLKNCLIVFARNPVLGKVKTRIAATQDIHKALQVYKTLLDYTLNMVAECNFIDTRLLCFAGGFPNQALPQPPFALAQQIPNPNLGARMQAAFEQAFAPNNQHQRVCIIGSDCPYLTPNHLQLAFKALLTHKAVIGPAADGGYYLLGINGSMPTEQLAILFNNIPWGTAVVFEQTLLRFKQLNIKPHHLPTLADIDTWDDWIQWTGNEKEEGA; encoded by the coding sequence ATGCCCAAATTACTAAAAAACTGTTTAATAGTATTTGCCCGCAACCCCGTTTTAGGAAAAGTTAAAACCCGTATTGCCGCCACTCAGGACATTCACAAGGCATTACAAGTTTATAAAACCTTATTGGATTATACTTTAAATATGGTTGCCGAATGTAATTTTATTGATACCCGGCTACTGTGCTTTGCCGGAGGTTTTCCAAACCAAGCTTTGCCCCAACCACCCTTTGCACTTGCCCAACAAATACCGAACCCTAATTTAGGCGCGCGTATGCAGGCTGCTTTCGAGCAGGCATTTGCCCCCAATAACCAACACCAACGGGTTTGCATTATTGGCAGCGATTGCCCTTATTTAACACCAAATCACTTGCAACTTGCTTTTAAGGCGCTGCTTACACACAAGGCAGTTATAGGCCCCGCCGCCGATGGCGGTTATTATTTACTGGGCATCAACGGCAGTATGCCAACAGAACAGTTGGCGATTTTATTTAATAATATACCGTGGGGCACAGCTGTCGTTTTTGAGCAAACCCTACTGCGGTTCAAACAGCTAAACATAAAACCTCACCACTTGCCTACGCTTGCCGATATAGACACTTGGGACGATTGGATACAGTGGACAGGGAATGAAAAAGAAGAAGGAGCGTAA
- a CDS encoding ribonucleotide-diphosphate reductase subunit beta gives MSNANPFEGYNQNEPLLQENKERFVLFPLKYDDVWEFYKKAEASFWTAEELDLAQDLTDWAKLNEQEQHFIKHVLAFFAASDGIVNENLTINFMKEVQIPEARCFYGFQIAIENIHSETYSLLIDTYIKDPDERRYLFNAIETVPCVTKKAEWALRWIESAPTFAHRLIAFAAVEGIFFSGSFCAIFWLKKRGLMPGLATSNELISRDEGLHCDFACLLYSMLKQTLPEAEVHKIIAEAVEYEHEFVADSLPVSLIGMNADLMKQYICFVADRLLYALNCKKLYNVTNPFDFMELISLPGKTNFFERRVSEYKKAGVNTDPTKQVFITDDEF, from the coding sequence ATGAGTAACGCCAACCCATTTGAAGGATACAACCAAAACGAACCACTATTACAAGAAAATAAAGAGCGTTTTGTACTGTTTCCTTTAAAATATGACGATGTTTGGGAATTTTACAAAAAAGCAGAAGCCAGTTTTTGGACAGCCGAAGAGCTTGACCTTGCCCAAGACCTAACCGACTGGGCTAAACTAAACGAGCAAGAACAACATTTTATAAAACACGTATTGGCTTTTTTTGCCGCCAGCGACGGTATTGTAAACGAAAATTTGACGATAAACTTTATGAAAGAAGTGCAAATACCCGAAGCACGCTGCTTTTATGGATTTCAAATAGCCATCGAAAATATCCACTCTGAAACATACAGCCTTTTAATTGACACTTATATTAAAGACCCCGACGAGCGCCGCTACCTGTTTAATGCCATTGAAACCGTGCCCTGTGTAACTAAAAAAGCCGAATGGGCATTGCGCTGGATTGAGTCGGCCCCTACTTTTGCGCATCGGCTTATTGCCTTTGCCGCCGTAGAGGGTATATTTTTTAGCGGCAGTTTTTGTGCTATTTTTTGGCTCAAAAAACGCGGACTAATGCCGGGCTTAGCCACCTCGAACGAGCTAATTAGCCGAGACGAAGGCCTGCATTGCGATTTTGCCTGTTTGCTTTATAGTATGCTTAAACAAACCCTGCCCGAAGCCGAAGTACATAAAATTATTGCCGAAGCGGTTGAGTACGAACACGAATTTGTTGCCGACTCTCTGCCGGTATCGTTAATTGGTATGAACGCCGACTTAATGAAACAATATATTTGTTTTGTTGCCGACCGACTTTTGTATGCGCTTAATTGCAAAAAATTATACAACGTTACCAACCCATTTGATTTTATGGAGTTGATAAGTTTGCCCGGAAAAACCAATTTCTTTGAACGCAGGGTATCGGAGTATAAAAAAGCAGGCGTAAACACCGACCCCACCAAGCAGGTTTTTATTACCGATGATGAGTTTTAA
- a CDS encoding helix-turn-helix domain-containing protein, with translation MAYKKAIAEHGEELLTIKEAAELLKVSEISVKRYISKEVIPSVKIGGARRIIKNDIWDNFVEKIHEEHKTNIVAEPQSPYLVKREIEKEEKKTKLGFNGLTPSEWALLSKNVVCEDDVLNPVWNDLSSPRNKYQLEHGAVYPVKLAERLIKMYSAEGDTVFDPFLGIGSTIIAAQGLNRHGVGTELNPKFANIAQQWLDDVQGLFANNHHYKIINDDCRNMLTHIRKDKIQLTVTSPPYADFIQKSLKDRATVHKTSIIKHENNSTVKQYSEHENDFGNLPYKDFLKGIKKILKDNLEITKAGGYSCWVVKDYRDTKNKIPYIPFHSDLARVGEESGWLYQDLIVWDQTGQRRLVLLGYPSVFYVNQNCSFIVVFRKPK, from the coding sequence ATGGCTTACAAAAAAGCAATAGCAGAACATGGAGAAGAACTTTTGACTATAAAAGAAGCAGCCGAATTGCTGAAAGTTTCGGAAATTTCTGTCAAACGATACATTTCAAAAGAAGTTATTCCATCTGTAAAAATTGGGGGGGCAAGACGAATAATTAAAAATGATATTTGGGACAATTTCGTTGAAAAAATTCATGAAGAACATAAAACGAACATAGTTGCAGAACCACAATCACCCTATTTGGTTAAACGAGAAATTGAAAAAGAAGAAAAGAAAACCAAGCTTGGTTTTAATGGACTAACACCAAGTGAATGGGCTTTGCTTTCAAAAAATGTTGTGTGCGAAGATGACGTTTTAAATCCTGTTTGGAACGACCTTTCATCGCCAAGAAATAAATACCAACTTGAACACGGAGCAGTTTATCCGGTAAAACTTGCGGAACGACTAATTAAAATGTATTCGGCAGAGGGCGACACAGTATTTGACCCGTTTTTGGGAATTGGCTCTACAATTATCGCAGCTCAAGGATTGAATAGACACGGAGTTGGGACAGAACTCAATCCAAAATTCGCAAACATTGCCCAACAATGGCTTGACGATGTGCAAGGACTTTTTGCAAACAACCACCACTATAAAATAATAAATGACGATTGCCGAAATATGCTAACACATATTCGCAAAGACAAAATTCAACTTACAGTTACTTCGCCACCTTATGCAGACTTTATTCAAAAATCTTTGAAAGACCGTGCAACGGTTCATAAAACATCAATTATCAAACACGAAAATAACAGCACTGTAAAACAATACAGCGAACACGAAAACGATTTTGGTAATTTGCCATACAAGGATTTTTTAAAAGGCATCAAAAAAATTCTCAAAGACAATTTAGAAATTACAAAAGCAGGTGGTTATTCGTGTTGGGTTGTGAAAGATTACAGAGATACAAAAAACAAAATTCCTTACATTCCTTTTCACTCCGACCTTGCAAGAGTTGGAGAAGAATCGGGTTGGTTGTATCAAGATTTAATAGTTTGGGACCAAACAGGGCAACGAAGATTAGTGTTGCTTGGCTATCCAAGCGTATTTTATGTAAATCAAAATTGTTCATTTATTGTAGTATTTAGAAAGCCGAAATAA
- a CDS encoding DUF21 domain-containing protein: protein MEALSDVPLGWAFSPNLSYHLPINLAWFYYYIWPGWWIAALVLLLFSTALAFAEIAFFGLSPYVLRQLRKEPTAENETLRLLLEKPYRLLANLLLAQYLCNAAFAVLLFEALALSNPLPLNWYNWVLYGLIVAALLALFTKLLPRLLAANQSVHLRLAQAAANPVLVVSKILLPFAALLEKAMQWAELRINNAMANEPLDIDSTLDRVAGSENVNPQNINLLKGLVTFNDIYVAQIMRTRTEMFALDTNLNFEALLAEVVDNSYSRIPVYTQSLDHVTGILYAKALLDHLSEPPDFNWHVLLRPPFFVPETQKIADLLRQMQRNHIHIAIVINEYGITSGLLTLEDILEEIVGDINDEFDVAEIKHKQIDSNTFVFEAKTSLQDAARIMNIDRAEFDDLGGDYESVAGLVLQLAGYLPEPNETFTYKQFKFTVLEKSETRILRLKIKIKTAK, encoded by the coding sequence TTGGAAGCGTTGTCAGATGTGCCTTTAGGATGGGCGTTTAGCCCTAATTTGTCCTATCATTTACCTATAAATTTAGCTTGGTTTTACTACTATATTTGGCCCGGATGGTGGATTGCCGCTTTGGTGCTGCTGCTGTTTAGTACTGCCCTTGCTTTTGCCGAAATTGCATTTTTTGGCCTCTCGCCCTATGTGCTTAGGCAACTGCGCAAAGAGCCAACCGCCGAAAACGAAACTTTGCGCTTGCTGCTTGAAAAGCCCTACCGCCTTTTAGCTAATTTGTTGCTTGCGCAGTACCTTTGTAATGCCGCTTTTGCTGTGTTGTTGTTCGAGGCGTTAGCCCTTTCAAATCCTTTACCTTTAAATTGGTATAATTGGGTGCTTTATGGCCTTATTGTGGCCGCTTTATTGGCATTGTTTACTAAACTATTGCCTCGGCTGTTAGCTGCCAACCAATCGGTACATTTGCGTTTGGCGCAGGCGGCAGCCAATCCGGTATTAGTAGTTAGCAAAATTTTATTGCCTTTTGCTGCCCTGCTCGAAAAAGCCATGCAGTGGGCCGAACTTCGAATTAATAACGCAATGGCCAACGAACCTTTAGACATTGATTCAACCTTAGACCGCGTTGCCGGAAGCGAAAACGTAAACCCGCAAAATATTAATTTACTAAAGGGTTTGGTAACCTTTAACGATATTTATGTGGCACAAATAATGCGGACACGTACCGAAATGTTTGCCCTTGATACCAACCTTAATTTTGAAGCGCTGCTGGCCGAAGTTGTGGACAATAGCTACTCGCGAATTCCCGTTTACACCCAAAGCCTTGACCATGTTACCGGCATTTTATACGCCAAAGCGCTGCTCGACCACCTGTCCGAGCCTCCCGACTTTAATTGGCATGTCTTGTTGCGCCCTCCGTTTTTTGTACCCGAAACTCAAAAAATAGCCGACCTGCTGCGTCAAATGCAACGAAACCATATTCATATTGCCATTGTAATAAACGAATATGGTATTACTTCGGGCTTGCTAACCCTCGAAGATATTTTAGAGGAAATTGTAGGCGATATAAACGACGAATTTGACGTGGCCGAAATTAAACACAAACAAATAGACAGCAACACCTTCGTTTTTGAAGCCAAAACTTCGCTGCAAGATGCCGCCCGAATTATGAATATTGATAGAGCCGAGTTTGACGACTTGGGAGGCGACTATGAATCGGTAGCGGGCTTGGTACTGCAATTAGCCGGATACCTGCCCGAACCCAACGAAACGTTTACCTACAAACAATTTAAATTTACCGTTTTAGAAAAATCTGAAACCCGAATTTTGCGCCTTAAAATTAAGATAAAAACGGCTAAATAA
- the mtaB gene encoding tRNA (N(6)-L-threonylcarbamoyladenosine(37)-C(2))-methylthiotransferase MtaB: MHTANQHKTIAFYTLGCKLNYSETSSLGRLVNQAGFQIAAFHEAANVYVINTCSVTDNADKKCRKVVREALKYNPNAFIVVIGCYAQLKPTEITQIEGVDLVLGAAEKFNLPAHLTTLTKQPKGQGRAVAGHITEANFFVDAFSIGERTRSFLKIQDGCNYKCAFCTIPLARGSSRSDSVANIIKNAHEIAAMGVQEIVLTGVNIGDYGHAVFSGNPDEAAVLSSNFFDLIKTLDAEAPVPRIRISSIEPNLLTDEIIDFVAESRCFMPHFHVPLQAGNNQILQFMRRRYQRELYAQRVARIKQQMPHACIGADVIVGHPGETQAHFLDTYNFINELDVSYLHVFTYSERPNTHALTLKPVVPASQRQQRSQMLHILSDKKRRFFYEQHLKTTRPVLFEAETDGQTMNGFTDNYIKITTPYDPLLVNEITTVGLHQIAPDGTVLVENEVGVL; the protein is encoded by the coding sequence ATGCACACTGCCAACCAACATAAAACCATAGCTTTTTACACTTTGGGCTGTAAGCTAAATTACAGCGAAACCTCGTCGTTAGGACGGTTGGTTAACCAGGCGGGTTTTCAAATTGCTGCTTTTCATGAGGCGGCCAATGTATATGTAATTAACACTTGTTCGGTAACCGATAATGCCGATAAAAAATGCCGAAAAGTAGTGCGCGAAGCGCTTAAATACAACCCCAACGCCTTTATAGTAGTGATAGGCTGTTACGCCCAGCTAAAACCTACCGAAATTACCCAAATTGAAGGGGTTGATTTGGTTTTGGGCGCCGCCGAAAAATTTAACTTGCCTGCTCATTTAACTACCTTAACCAAACAACCAAAAGGGCAAGGCCGCGCCGTAGCAGGCCATATAACCGAAGCTAATTTTTTTGTCGATGCCTTTTCGATTGGCGAACGCACCCGCTCATTTTTAAAAATACAAGACGGGTGCAATTATAAATGCGCCTTTTGTACCATACCCTTAGCACGTGGCAGCAGCCGCAGCGACTCGGTAGCTAATATTATTAAAAATGCCCACGAAATTGCCGCAATGGGCGTACAAGAAATTGTGCTTACCGGTGTAAATATTGGAGATTATGGCCATGCTGTTTTTTCCGGAAATCCGGATGAGGCCGCAGTATTGTCCTCTAATTTTTTCGATTTAATTAAAACTTTAGATGCCGAAGCGCCGGTTCCACGCATCCGGATATCTTCTATTGAACCCAATTTATTAACCGACGAAATTATTGATTTTGTAGCTGAATCGCGGTGCTTTATGCCTCATTTTCATGTTCCGCTACAAGCAGGTAACAACCAAATCTTGCAATTTATGCGCCGCCGCTACCAACGCGAGCTTTATGCGCAGCGAGTAGCCCGCATTAAACAACAAATGCCACACGCCTGCATTGGGGCAGACGTAATTGTTGGCCACCCCGGCGAAACACAAGCACATTTTTTAGATACCTATAATTTTATTAACGAGTTAGACGTATCGTATTTACACGTGTTTACCTACAGCGAGCGCCCCAATACCCACGCACTAACCTTAAAACCGGTAGTGCCCGCCAGCCAACGCCAGCAACGCAGCCAAATGTTGCATATTTTAAGCGACAAAAAACGCCGCTTTTTTTATGAACAACACCTTAAAACAACTCGCCCGGTACTTTTCGAGGCCGAAACAGACGGCCAAACCATGAACGGCTTTACCGACAATTATATTAAAATAACCACCCCTTACGACCCACTTTTAGTAAACGAAATCACCACCGTGGGCTTACACCAAATTGCCCCCGATGGCACTGTTTTAGTCGAAAACGAAGTAGGGGTTCTATAA